In a genomic window of Niallia taxi:
- a CDS encoding MerR family transcriptional regulator has translation MLTVKEVANLLDLTEHTVRYYTDKGLVPSLKRDKNNNRLFDEESINWLKGAKFLKQAGMSVASIKNYIELCLQGDSTIPERYKIIMEQQAIALARLEEATTIAKQMEAKAKHYEGIMNLDIPDDMNPGKWKGNKYQVGLR, from the coding sequence ATGTTAACTGTGAAAGAGGTTGCTAATTTGCTTGATTTAACAGAACATACTGTTCGCTACTACACGGATAAGGGTCTAGTTCCAAGCTTGAAGCGTGATAAGAATAATAATCGTCTTTTTGATGAGGAATCCATTAATTGGCTTAAAGGAGCAAAATTTTTGAAACAAGCGGGTATGTCTGTCGCATCAATTAAAAATTATATTGAATTGTGCTTACAAGGTGACTCTACCATTCCGGAACGTTATAAAATTATTATGGAACAACAAGCCATTGCACTAGCTAGGCTAGAGGAAGCAACTACTATAGCGAAACAAATGGAGGCGAAGGCAAAACATTATGAAGGAATCATGAACCTTGATATTCCTGATGATATGAACCCTGGGAAATGGAAGGGAAATAAATATCAGGTAGGACTTCGATAG
- a CDS encoding MFS transporter: MPARNNLYIFILALGVFGILTTEMGVVGILPLIADYYQISIAKASLLVSMFALAVAISGPIMPLLFSGINRKKVMILVLSLFLLGNIVSIFASNFTILLLARVIPAFFHPVYCSIALTAAAASVRKEDAPKAVSKVMMGVNAGMILGVPITNLIANGTSLEMAMLFFAILNALTLLATLLFVPSLPVKESLSYGTQLNLLKKPIVWTAIATVIFISSATSGVNSFIAEYLESVTNISGTFLSIMLFIFGLASLLGNIIGGNLLSRNPIKTTTLFPFVLGIAFLLSFVTGGTPSTMIMTIFLWGVLFSVGSMINQYSMTLAAPEAPDFANGLFLSGGNLGITIGTGIGGLFISGLGTQYIVIGGILFLILSLCSILLTNYMIRPGKQLTGIN; encoded by the coding sequence ATGCCTGCACGAAACAATTTGTATATCTTTATTTTAGCTCTTGGAGTTTTTGGCATCTTAACTACTGAAATGGGTGTCGTTGGCATATTGCCTTTAATTGCAGATTATTATCAGATCAGTATAGCAAAAGCCTCACTTCTAGTTAGTATGTTTGCCCTGGCAGTGGCAATATCAGGGCCTATAATGCCACTATTATTTTCTGGTATCAATCGTAAAAAAGTAATGATACTAGTACTCAGTCTTTTCCTTTTGGGAAACATCGTTTCGATATTCGCTTCAAACTTTACTATTCTTTTACTAGCACGGGTCATTCCTGCCTTTTTTCATCCTGTCTATTGTTCAATAGCTTTAACAGCAGCTGCCGCTTCCGTTCGTAAAGAGGATGCACCAAAGGCAGTTTCTAAAGTAATGATGGGAGTAAATGCAGGCATGATACTCGGTGTTCCAATTACTAACTTGATTGCTAATGGAACTTCCTTAGAGATGGCGATGTTATTCTTTGCTATCCTTAACGCCCTTACCTTACTCGCGACATTATTATTTGTCCCTTCCCTTCCAGTTAAAGAAAGTCTTTCTTACGGGACTCAATTAAATTTGTTAAAAAAGCCAATTGTTTGGACAGCAATCGCAACTGTCATATTTATAAGCAGTGCAACATCAGGTGTTAATAGTTTTATTGCAGAATATCTCGAAAGCGTCACTAATATATCAGGTACCTTTTTAAGTATCATGCTATTTATTTTTGGCTTAGCAAGCCTATTAGGTAATATTATCGGCGGTAATCTGTTAAGCAGAAATCCAATAAAAACGACAACATTATTTCCTTTTGTATTAGGAATAGCCTTCCTATTGTCATTTGTTACAGGAGGTACTCCCAGTACCATGATTATGACTATTTTTTTATGGGGTGTTTTATTTTCTGTAGGTAGTATGATTAATCAATATTCCATGACCCTTGCTGCCCCTGAAGCTCCTGATTTCGCTAATGGTTTGTTCTTATCTGGAGGTAATCTTGGGATAACGATCGGTACTGGAATTGGAGGACTTTTCATATCTGGGTTAGGAACACAATATATTGTTATTGGTGGTATCCTATTCTTAATCTTAAGCCTTTGTTCTATCTTACTTACTAATTACATGATAAGACCCGGCAAACAATTAACCGGAATTAATTAG
- a CDS encoding MFS transporter, translated as MERLWTKSYIFMITGMFFLFTAFYMLYPTLPLFIKENGGTESQVGLAMGAFMLTSVIFRPFVGGLLDRFGRRPFIIWGLLLFAATMFMYNWVSGLAVLMVIRILHGFTWAVSTTSISTAVTDLIPTTRRGEGMGWSGMAMTVAMAIGPMLGLAVANNSSYESLFGFAVLLSVAALALTFGAKIKATPQANTRKIELFDKSVVPITLSVFLLFIAYGGITTYIPLFADSIKVNSGTFFLVYAATLVLTRPIAGKLSDRHGEAFVIIPAKVITISALIILSLSTNLLGIIISAILYGIGFGSAQPALQAATIRLVSPDRTGVANASFATGADLGIGLGAMMLGWISQYMSYQALFTVSAVAVVFSLLMFIFLVKRLLNYDAIPHNKEAAKRAL; from the coding sequence ATGGAACGCCTCTGGACGAAGTCATATATTTTCATGATAACTGGCATGTTTTTTCTATTTACTGCCTTCTATATGCTTTATCCCACTCTCCCTTTGTTCATTAAGGAAAATGGGGGCACAGAGTCGCAGGTAGGTCTGGCAATGGGGGCGTTTATGCTTACGTCTGTTATATTCCGTCCTTTTGTCGGCGGACTGCTGGATCGTTTTGGCAGGAGGCCATTTATTATTTGGGGACTGCTGCTTTTTGCTGCAACAATGTTTATGTACAATTGGGTTAGCGGACTTGCTGTCTTAATGGTAATTAGAATTTTACACGGATTTACTTGGGCAGTTTCCACAACCTCCATCAGCACGGCAGTTACTGATTTAATTCCAACTACACGCCGAGGAGAAGGCATGGGCTGGTCAGGAATGGCGATGACTGTTGCTATGGCAATCGGTCCCATGCTTGGTCTGGCAGTCGCTAATAATTCCTCGTACGAATCACTATTTGGATTCGCTGTTCTACTCTCTGTTGCTGCACTAGCTTTAACTTTTGGCGCAAAAATAAAGGCCACACCTCAAGCAAATACAAGGAAAATAGAACTCTTTGACAAGTCAGTGGTTCCTATTACACTATCCGTTTTTTTACTGTTTATCGCCTATGGTGGTATTACTACATACATACCTCTGTTTGCTGATTCCATCAAAGTAAATTCAGGCACTTTCTTTCTTGTCTATGCAGCAACCCTTGTATTAACTCGTCCAATTGCAGGAAAGCTTTCTGACCGGCACGGTGAGGCCTTTGTTATTATCCCGGCTAAAGTAATTACAATCTCGGCATTGATTATCTTAAGCCTTTCCACTAATTTATTAGGAATAATCATATCAGCGATTTTGTACGGAATTGGTTTTGGTTCTGCACAGCCAGCACTTCAAGCTGCAACAATCCGTCTAGTAAGTCCAGACCGCACAGGTGTTGCCAACGCTTCATTTGCCACCGGGGCAGATCTTGGAATCGGGCTTGGTGCCATGATGTTAGGCTGGATTTCTCAGTATATGAGTTATCAGGCATTGTTCACAGTTAGTGCTGTTGCAGTCGTATTTTCCTTACTGATGTTCATCTTTTTAGTAAAGCGTTTATTAAATTATGACGCTATCCCTCATAATAAGGAAGCAGCTAAAAGAGCATTA